One genomic window of Arachis hypogaea cultivar Tifrunner chromosome 8, arahy.Tifrunner.gnm2.J5K5, whole genome shotgun sequence includes the following:
- the LOC112708013 gene encoding putative pentatricopeptide repeat-containing protein At5g08490 produces MSTPTVCENAKEDIFFLHQLWHGNEELEALKFVASSLKKGMLQHDFKKWGSMIRTLCVDSRHREALSLFHQCIKGYADFKPDHSVVASILKSCSALLALKLGTALHGYVVKQGHDACQVTNKALLNMYAKCGRLVECNKMFYQLSHRDSVIWNIVLSGFSGSMKYDLDVIRMFRTMHSNGAAMPNSVTAAILLPVCARLGDVDAGKSVQAYVIKSGFEADTLAGNALISMYAKCGLVSHDAYAVFDDIGHKDVVSWNAMIAGLAENLLFEDAFTLFGSMVKGPTQPNYATIANILPVCALLAENVAYQYGRQIHSYVLQRAELSADVSVSNALISFYIRIGRMMEAESLFWAMDARDLVSWNAIIAGFTSNGEWLKALHLLSNLVSLEMLLPDSVTIVSILPLCAQLRNLHVGKQIHAYIFRHHYLFEDTTVGNALVSFYAKCGNTEKAYHTFNMIPRKDLISWNSILDAFGEKRHHSRFLSLLHSMLKLGIRPDSVTVLATIHFCASLLIVEKVKEIHNYSIKVGSLFGDTAPTIGNAILDAYAKCGNMDYANRMFQKLSEKRNLVSCNSMISGYVSLGSHHDANMIFSGMSETDLTTWNLMIRVYAENDCRDQALRLFYELQAQRMKPDEVTIMSILPVCTQMASAHLLTQCHGYIVRSCFEDLHLKGALLDAYAKCGIIGCANKLFRSSAVKDLVMFTAMIGGYAMHGLSEEALRIFSDMLKIGIKPDHVIFTCVLSACSHAGHVDEGLQIFYSMEKIHGMKPNAEQYACVVDLLARGGRVREAYSLITKMPIEANASLWGSLLGACKIHHEVELGRIVASHLFKIKADDIGNYIVLSNLYAADARWDGVMEVRKMMKNKDLKKPAGCSWIEVEKKHNIFVAGDCSHPQRSIIYSTLCTLDQQIKEPIEFLA; encoded by the exons ATGAGCACGCCAactgtttgtgaaaatgccaaagaagatatttttttcctTCATCAATTATGGCATGGGAATGAGGAATTGGAAGCCTTAAAG TTTGTAGCTTCCTCTTTGAAGAAGGGCATGCTTCAGCACGATTTCAAGAAATGGGGCTCCATGATCAGGACCTTATGTGTTGATTCCAGGCACAGGGAAGCCTTGTCCCTTTTCCATCAATGCATAAAGGGTTATGCAGATTTTAAACCCGATCACAGTGTTGTTGCTTCAATTCTCAAGTCTTGTTCTGCCCTATTGGCTCTCAAATTGGGCACAGCTCTTCATGGCTATGTTGTTAAGCAGGGCCATGATGCTTGCCAGGTCACTAACAAAGCATTGCTTAACATGTATGCAAAATGTGGCAGGCTTGTTGAATGTAATAAGATGTTTTATCAGCTCAGCCACCGTGATTCTGTCATTTGGAACATTGTTCTATCTGGGTTTTCAGGGTCCATGAAGTACGATTTGGATGTGATAAGGATGTTTCGGACAATGCACTCCAATGGGGCGGCTATGCCCAATTCGGTTACTGCTGCTATTCTTCTTCCTGTTTGTGCTCGTTTAGGGGATGTCGACGCTGGAAAGAGTGTGCAGGCTTATGTGATTAAGTCTGGTTTTGAGGCAGACACCCTTGCTGGGAATGCTCTTATATCAATGTATGCAAAGTGTGGGCTGGTATCTCATGATGCATATGCTGTTTTTGATGACATTGGTCACAAAGATGTTGTTTCATGGAATGCAATGATTGCAGGTCTTGCTGAGAATCTCTTGTTTGAAGACGCATTTACATTGTTCGGTTCAATGGTGAAAGGGCCTACACAACCAAATTATGCCACTATAGCAAATATTCTGCCTGTTTGTGCGTTGCTTGCTGAGAACGTTGCATACCAGTATGGAAGGCAAATCCACTCTTATGTGCTGCAACGGGCTGAACTGTCAGCTGATGTTTCTGTGTCCAATGCTTTGATTAGCTTCTACATAAGAATTGGTCGGATGATGGAAGCGGAATCTTTATTTTGGGCAATGGATGCAAGGGACTTGGTCTCTTGGAATGCTATTATTGCAGGATTCACATCAAATGGTGAATGGTTAAAAGCATTGCATCTATTGAGTAATTTAGTATCTCTAGAGATGCTATTGCCTGATTCTGTGACTATTGTTAGCATACTTCCACTTTGTGCTCAATTGAGAAACTTGCATGTAGGGAAACAGATCCATGCATATATCTTCAGACACCATTATCTTTTTGAAGATACTACTGTTGggaatgctttagttagtttctatgCAAAATGTGGCAATACAGAAAAAGCATATCATACTTTCAATATGATTCCtaggaaagatttgatttcatgGAATTCTATTCTTGACGCCTTTGGAGAGAAGAGGCATCATTCAAGATTTCTCAGCTTGTTACATTCAATGCTTAAACTAGGAATTAGACCTGACTCAGTCACAGTATTGGCCACAATCCATTTTTGTGCTTCTCTCTTGATAGTAGAAAAGGTTAAAGAAATACACAATTATTCTATTAAGGTTGGATCTCTATTTGGTGACACTGCTCCCACAATTGGAAATGCAATACTTGATGCATATGCTAAATGTGGTAACATGGACTATGCTAACAGAATGTTTCAGAAACTATCAGAAAAAAGGAATCTGGTCTCGTGCAATTCGATGATTTCAGGTTATGTGAGTTTAGGATCACATCATGATGCAAATATGATTTTTAGTGGGATGTCTGAGACAGATCTTACCACCTGGAATCTTATGATCCGGGTATATGCCGAAAATGATTGTCGGGATCAAGCTCTCAGACTGTTCTACGAGTTACAAGCTCAAAGGATGAAGCCAGATGAGGTGACTATCATGAGCATCCTTCCAGTATGCACACAAATGGCATCGGCACACTTGCTAACACAATGTCACGGCTATATCGTTCGTTCTTGTTTTGAGGATCTTCACCTAAAAGGAGCCCTCTTAGATGCATATGCAAAATGTGGTATCATAGGTTGTGCAAATAAGCTATTTCGCTCAAGTGCTGTTAAGGATTTGGTTATGTTTACTGCTATGATTGGTGGGTATGCCATGCATGGTTTGAGTGAAGAAGCACTTAGAATTTTTTCTGATATGCTTAAAATAGGAATCAAGCCAGATCATGTTATCTTCACTTGTGTATTATCAGCTTGCAGTCATGCTGGCCATGTAGATGAAGGTCTGCAGATATTTTATTCGATGGAGAAAATCCATGGTATGAAACCAAATGCAGAACAGTATGCTTGTGTGGTGGATCTACTCGCTCGAGGTGGCCGAGTTAGGGAAGCATATTCTCTCATCACCAAGATGCCAATTGAAGCTAATGCCAGCCTTTGGGGGTCATTGCTTGGTGCCTGCAAAATCCATCATGAAGTCGAATTGGGGCGCATTGTAGCCAGccatctcttcaaaatcaaagcTGACGACATTGGAAACTATATTGTTTTATCGAATTTGTATGCAGCAGATGCTAGATGGGATGGGGTCATGGAGGTTAgaaagatgatgaagaacaaagatTTGAAAAAGCCAGCAGGATGCAGTTGGATTGAAGTTGAGAAGAAACATAACATATTTGTGGCTGGGGATTGTTCCCACCCACAAAGAAGCATTATTTACAGTACTCTATGTACATTGGATCAACAAATTAAAGAACCAATAGAGTTTTTAGCGTAA